The DNA region GAGTATGCCGGCAGAACGCAGGCACAGAGCAGCCAAATAACTGCAGATAATTTCAGCATAGTTGAGTTATATTTGGTTATTAATGAGATGATTTTTTAATCGTCTATTTTACTAAATCGATTTGTTCAGCAGAAAACGACAGTTTATCATTCCCTGCATCACTAACGGATGATACGAATGTAGTATTAATAGAAAGTCGATTTAATTCAATCTTTAGATGATTTATCTCAAATCATGCAGTCATCGGATGAATATAGCAAACGGGTAAGGTATTCATCCGATGACTAAAATGCTTGGGTCAACAGTCATCGGATGAATATAGCAAAACGGCCAGGTATTCATCCGATGACTATAATGCGGTCGGTCAACAGTCATCGGATGAATATAGCAAACGGGTCAGGTATTCATCCGATGACTAAAATGCGTTGGGATGACAGGTTTTTCACCGAGTCGTCATTGCGAGGCCGGGCCTGTGCGAGCCGAAGCAATCTGATTTACGAAATGAGATTGCTTCGTGCCTCGCAATGACGAACTTTCTTATTTCTGTCATTGGTTAGCTTGTACCGACAGCTATCGGTAGGGGATCCTAATGCACAAAAATTCGGTGCCTTGCAACAGTCATCGGATGAATATAGCAAACGGGTCAGGTATTCATCCGATGACTAAAATGCTTGGGTTAACAGTCATCGGATGAATATAGCAAACGGGTCAGGTATTCATCCGATGACTATAATGCGGTCGGTCAACAGTCATCGGATGAATATAGCAAACAGGTCAGGTATTCATCCGATGACTAAAATGCGGTCGGTCAACAGTCACGGATAACCAAATTGACAACATATTTAAGGCGTTTTACAAGAACGGTCGTCATCCTCAGCTTGACTGGGGATCCTAATGCACAAACATTCGGTGCCTTGCAACAGTCATCGGATGAATATAGTAAACAGGTCAGGTATTCATCCGATGACTATAATAAAATCATGCAGTCATCGGATGAATATAGCAAACGGGTCAGGTATTCATCCGATGACTAAAATGCGGTCGGTCAACAGTCATCGGATAACCAAATTGACAACATATTTAAGGCGTTTTACAAGAACGGTCGTCATCCTCAGCTTGACTGGGGATCCTAACGCACAAACATTCGGTGCCTTGCATTAGGATTCCCACCTGCGTGGGAATGACGAACGGGCAAAAGGAGATGTGTCCACACGATGGCTAGGTAAGGGACAGGGTGACGTGTGTTCATGTTAGATAGGCGATAAAAACCAACGGAGGGCGTTTATTAATCGAACTCTAGTTATCAGGCATCGGATGAATCTATGACTCTATCCGTTACTGCCGTTAATTTTATCGCGTAAAGTGGAAATGTACTCTACCGGCGATTGCTTAAAATAGCGCTGAAAACTTCTACCGAAAACAGTTTGCGAGTTATAGCCGACAATCTGCGCAATTTCAAAAATTTTATGGTTGTTTTCTGCCATTAACTGAACTGCCTTGTTTAACCTGGCCTGAGTAATCAAATCCTTTACCGGAACGTTCAGCAGTTGCTTAATTCGTCGGTACAATGTAGGGCGACTCATGTGCATGTGCACGGCCAAATCGTTAATATCGAAATCGCTGTTGCTTAAATTTTTAAGGATATACTGGTCTAATTTTTTTAAAAAATCGTTGTCTGATTGTGACCGCTCTTCGAACTGGAGGTGACCAAAAGGATCTTGGAGAACATGATTTCTAACGTTCGATCGGTTTTTGAGCAGATTATCTACCTGTACCAATACCAAATCATAAGAGAACGGTTTTTCGATGTAGGCATCGGCACCATGCCTTAAACCCTCAATCTTGGCTGTGAAAGTATTTTTTGCAGTAAGCAAAATAATGGGAATATGGGCGTATTCGGGGCTTGCTTTTATTTTCTCGCACAATTGGAAACCATCCAAACCGGGCATCATCACGTCGCTAATAATCAGTTGAATAGCATGTTGGCCCAATTCTTTTAATGCACTCAAACCATTATCAACCGTAATTACCCGATAATGCTCACTCAGCACTTCAGACATAAACTGGAGAAGATCTTTCTCATCATCTATTAGCAAAATTGTATGCGGCATTTAATAATTGGTTAGCTTAAATCGAGTTTTACTTCTTGATTTATAGGTATGGTTAGTTCAAATATATTGATTTCGTCATTTTGGATCAAAATTAATTTCCCGTGATGCATTTCTGCCAGGTGCTTTGCCAGTGCCAGCCCAATACCAGATCCGGGAATACTTTTTTGGTGATTTACCCTGTAAAAAGGTTCGAATATTTTCTGCTGATGTTCCGCATCAATCATTTCCCCATCATTTTCTATCCTGATCACCACATTACGCTTCCCTTCGGCGTTGCATACTTTCATACTGATATTGATGTAGCTACCAGCATATTTTACAGCGTTAGAAAGTAGGTTGCTCATTATTTTGGTACAGGCTTCGTTATCTACCCAGGCATGTAAAGTTCTTTTAGGTAAGGTCAAATTCAATTGTAACTGTTGCTTTGACAGCTCAAGCGAAAAAATTTCCACCTGATCAATAATCAACTTATTGATATTTACCTTCTCAAAATTCAGCGCAAAGTTGTACTCCTCGGTTTTCCTGAAATCGAGCATTTGTGTGGTGAGCGTAATTAACCGTTGAATGTTCTTTTTTACGAGCTCCAGATTTCGCTCTACCGTGGTGGGGTCGTTAACTTTATTCAAAGCCCAGTCTATCGGGCCTTTAACCAAAGTAAGTGGCGTTTGTATTTCGTGAGCGATATTGGTAAAAAACTCGATTTTGGAATGATAAATTTCCTTTTCTTTATTCAGCGCAAAAAGTTGATGCTTACGCTGATTTTTGATCTCGATAGACCTGTGGTAAAAATAGATAATCAACGAAGTTAACGAGATTAACAATATGCCATAAAGAATGTAAGCGGCTGTAGATTTGTAAAAAGGTGGCAAAATTTTTATAAAAAGCACTTTTTCCGGAGTTTGCCACAAGCCGATATTACTTCTTGCTTTAATTGCAAACTGATATTTTCCAGGCGCCAGATTAGTGAAATAAGCTTTTCTATTGCTATTAATCTGTGTCCATTGTTTGTTCAGGCCCAGCATTCGGTACTGGTATCGAATAAGATCCGGAGCAGCGTAATCCAGTGCAGCAAACTCCACATCAAACGTCGATTGATTGTAATTAAGCACAATAGAATCGGTAGCCAGAATCGGTTTTTGAGTTTGGCCTGTATTTTCGGCAGCGCTGTTGCTGCTGATGTGGAGCGAGGTAATGTAAATTGGCGGCGTTGGCGTTTGTTTCCTCAACGAATCCGGATGGAAAGCAATCAGCCCCTTAACCGATCCGAAATACATTTTCCCATACTGATCTTTATAGGCCGAATTGTAATTAAACTGATCGGTTAATAAACCGTTGGCCTTTGAGTAAACTTTAAATTTTTCTGTTTTGGTATTGAAACAAATCAGCCCTTTTAGCGAACTGATCCAAAGATTTTGATGGTCATCTTCCAATATCCTAAATACGTTGTTGGTTGGGAAACCGGTTTTGGTACCAAAGCGCTTAAACGTTTTACGATCTTTTGCCACCCTGATCAATCCACCACCTTCAGTGCAAAACCAAAGAATCTGCTGTTTATCTTCATAAATCCCCTGAATCATGTTTTCCATGGATTTAGGGTCACTTTCATCTTTAAACCTGATGCTCCCGTATCGCTTTGTTTTGGGATTAAAGAAAAAAGCCCCGTTTCCTAAACTGCCTGTATAAATGGTTCCTTCGTGGTCCTCGGCGATAACATAAACGTAAGAATTTTGAGGAATTTGAGGAACAGGCACCAATTTTTGGGCTTTTGGAAGATAGGAAAACAAACCTGCACCAGTTGTGCCAACAAGAATCTGCCCATTTTTTGTTTTGGCGATAGACATTACAAAAGCTTTGATATGGCTTCTGGGACGGATAATATTGTTAAATCGTTTATACAGTTTGCCAGTTTGTCTGTTTAAAATTTCCAATCCCTGCAAAAAAGGTCCGGCAAAAATCTGATCGTTCTGCACCAATAATCCATGAATATTCGGATAAGATAAATCTGAAGTACGCCCCACACCAGAAAATCGCGTAAATGATTTCGTTTTAGGATCAAACTTGTTAATTCCTGCATCTTCGGTACCCAGCCACACATACCCGTCTTTATCTCCGCAAATTTCGCGAACAGCTTTCCCCGAAATAGAATTTTTTAAATTGGTAGGAAAGTACTTTTCAAAAGCATTATTTTCTGTGGATAAATGGTTTACCCCACCAAAAAAAGTACCCGCCCAAATGCCTTTTCGTTCATCCTGAATTAAGCAGTATACCGCATTATCACTGAGCGAATAATAGTCGCCGGTTTTGTGCTGAATATTTTTATAGCTATCCTGAGTAAGATTGTAAATGTAAATTCCCCTTTCGGTGGCCAGCCAACATTCACCGTTCGAAAGGATTTTGAGATCCCGAACATATACATCCGTTCCATCGGCATTTTTGGTGAGTAGTGCTTTGGTGCTGCCATCTTTTAAGTTGTATTTATAAAGGCCATGCGTTGTAGCCATCAATACAAATTCTCTGGTAGGCAGAATGCGGGTGATGGGCCAACGTACATTGGTTCTGAATGTGGTTTGCAGATTATTCAAATTGGTATTCCGATTGCCAGTTTCAAGCGTTTTAAGTACCCCTTGATGAGTGCCTATCCACAACAGGCCATTGCGATCTACCTCCGTACTGCTGCCGCCAATTTTTGTGTCGAAATATTTGCCGGTTGATGGTTGATAGTGGTAAACTTTTCCGTTCGAAGTAACCCAGAGGTTATTATTTTTATCGCAGGCTATACTTCCAACATAGCCCAATGGCAAAGTTAGCCTTTGCACTTTTTCCGAATCTGCGTTTAAGAAAAACAGGCCATTTAGTGTCCCAATCCACAAAACCCGCTTTTTATCTTCTCGCAAAACCGTTATGGAATTTTCTCCCGACAATTTTTCAGTGATAGAGAAATCTCTAAAATAATAGCCATCAAAACGGTTCAGCCCACCCTTTGTACCAATCCAGATGAAACCCCTGTAATCTTGCGCTAT from Pedobacter endophyticus includes:
- a CDS encoding response regulator transcription factor produces the protein MPHTILLIDDEKDLLQFMSEVLSEHYRVITVDNGLSALKELGQHAIQLIISDVMMPGLDGFQLCEKIKASPEYAHIPIILLTAKNTFTAKIEGLRHGADAYIEKPFSYDLVLVQVDNLLKNRSNVRNHVLQDPFGHLQFEERSQSDNDFLKKLDQYILKNLSNSDFDINDLAVHMHMSRPTLYRRIKQLLNVPVKDLITQARLNKAVQLMAENNHKIFEIAQIVGYNSQTVFGRSFQRYFKQSPVEYISTLRDKINGSNG
- a CDS encoding ligand-binding sensor domain-containing protein, which codes for MHFCFLFTLMLKVVISSAQSYYFQNYQVDDGLLHNTVTAIAQDYRGFIWIGTKGGLNRFDGYYFRDFSITEKLSGENSITVLREDKKRVLWIGTLNGLFFLNADSEKVQRLTLPLGYVGSIACDKNNNLWVTSNGKVYHYQPSTGKYFDTKIGGSSTEVDRNGLLWIGTHQGVLKTLETGNRNTNLNNLQTTFRTNVRWPITRILPTREFVLMATTHGLYKYNLKDGSTKALLTKNADGTDVYVRDLKILSNGECWLATERGIYIYNLTQDSYKNIQHKTGDYYSLSDNAVYCLIQDERKGIWAGTFFGGVNHLSTENNAFEKYFPTNLKNSISGKAVREICGDKDGYVWLGTEDAGINKFDPKTKSFTRFSGVGRTSDLSYPNIHGLLVQNDQIFAGPFLQGLEILNRQTGKLYKRFNNIIRPRSHIKAFVMSIAKTKNGQILVGTTGAGLFSYLPKAQKLVPVPQIPQNSYVYVIAEDHEGTIYTGSLGNGAFFFNPKTKRYGSIRFKDESDPKSMENMIQGIYEDKQQILWFCTEGGGLIRVAKDRKTFKRFGTKTGFPTNNVFRILEDDHQNLWISSLKGLICFNTKTEKFKVYSKANGLLTDQFNYNSAYKDQYGKMYFGSVKGLIAFHPDSLRKQTPTPPIYITSLHISSNSAAENTGQTQKPILATDSIVLNYNQSTFDVEFAALDYAAPDLIRYQYRMLGLNKQWTQINSNRKAYFTNLAPGKYQFAIKARSNIGLWQTPEKVLFIKILPPFYKSTAAYILYGILLISLTSLIIYFYHRSIEIKNQRKHQLFALNKEKEIYHSKIEFFTNIAHEIQTPLTLVKGPIDWALNKVNDPTTVERNLELVKKNIQRLITLTTQMLDFRKTEEYNFALNFEKVNINKLIIDQVEIFSLELSKQQLQLNLTLPKRTLHAWVDNEACTKIMSNLLSNAVKYAGSYINISMKVCNAEGKRNVVIRIENDGEMIDAEHQQKIFEPFYRVNHQKSIPGSGIGLALAKHLAEMHHGKLILIQNDEINIFELTIPINQEVKLDLS